The following coding sequences lie in one Amblyraja radiata isolate CabotCenter1 chromosome 20, sAmbRad1.1.pri, whole genome shotgun sequence genomic window:
- the rplp2 gene encoding 60S acidic ribosomal protein P2 isoform X1 codes for MLFMCAGEAAALSFRRLERSERVCGDRARTRPLLLLLSSGSEMRYVAAYLLAVLGGNEAPASKDIKKILDSVGIEADDERLNKVISELKGKNVGDVIAAGNAKLASVPSGGAVAVSAAGAAAPAAGAAAAAATEDKKEEKKDESEESDDDMGFGLFD; via the exons ATGCTCTTTATGTGCGCGGGTGAGGCGGCGGCTCTTTCTTTCCGGCGGTTGGAGCGgagcgagcgtgtgtgtggcGACAGAGCGCGGACCCGGCCTCTCCTCCTCTTACTCTCCAGCGGCTCCGA GATGCGTTACGTCGCAGCTTACCTCCTCGCTGTGTTGGGCGGCAATGAAGCCCCAGCTTCAAAGGACATTAAGAAGATTCTTGACAGTGTTGGGATTGAAGCTGATGATGAGCGACTGAATAAG GTGATCAGTGAGCTGAAAGGCAAGAATGTAGGCGATGTCATTGCTGCTG gtaatgccaagcttgcaagtgTCCCGTCTGGAGGTGCGGTTGCTGTCAGTGCTGCAGGTGCTGCTGCCCCGGCTgcgggtgctgctgctgctgctg CAACTGAAGACAAGAAAGAGGAAAAGAAGGACGAGTCTGAAGAATCAGATGATGACATGGGCTTTGGTCTCTTTGATTAA
- the rplp2 gene encoding 60S acidic ribosomal protein P2 isoform X2: MLFMCAGEAAALSFRRLERSERVCGDRARTRPLLLLLSSGSEMRYVAAYLLAVLGGNEAPASKDIKKILDSVGIEADDERLNKVISELKGKNVGDVIAAGNAKLASVPSGGAVAVSAAGAAAPAAGAAAAATEDKKEEKKDESEESDDDMGFGLFD; the protein is encoded by the exons ATGCTCTTTATGTGCGCGGGTGAGGCGGCGGCTCTTTCTTTCCGGCGGTTGGAGCGgagcgagcgtgtgtgtggcGACAGAGCGCGGACCCGGCCTCTCCTCCTCTTACTCTCCAGCGGCTCCGA GATGCGTTACGTCGCAGCTTACCTCCTCGCTGTGTTGGGCGGCAATGAAGCCCCAGCTTCAAAGGACATTAAGAAGATTCTTGACAGTGTTGGGATTGAAGCTGATGATGAGCGACTGAATAAG GTGATCAGTGAGCTGAAAGGCAAGAATGTAGGCGATGTCATTGCTGCTG gtaatgccaagcttgcaagtgTCCCGTCTGGAGGTGCGGTTGCTGTCAGTGCTGCAGGTGCTGCTGCCCCGGCTgcgggtgctgctgctgct GCAACTGAAGACAAGAAAGAGGAAAAGAAGGACGAGTCTGAAGAATCAGATGATGACATGGGCTTTGGTCTCTTTGATTAA